DNA sequence from the Candidatus Brocadia sp. genome:
GTTGTTGAGCTGGGTGCCAACAGAGGATGGTTATGTTATGACATTGTTCAATGTATCAGGAAAGAATATCCGAGATTTTATGATAATTTTCATTACATCATTGTAGAATCAAATCCTTACGCAAGGGAAAAACATCAGCTGCTTTTGGATGAAGTAGTAAAAAATCCTTTGTCTGACAGATCAGATGGAAAGGTATCGTGGCATACTTACTCAGAGGATGGATTTTCCTTCGATAAAATTCAGGGATGTTTTTTATCAAACGAATTTGTTGACGCCTTGCCGGTCCACCGCCTAAAGGTAAAAAATAAGATTTTAAAAGAGGTATATGTAAGTTATAATGCAACAAATTTTTACGAAATAGACGATGAGATATCCGTGTCAGCTTTAAAAGATTACCTTAAAGCCAATAAAATATATCTGAAAGAAGGCCAGGAATATGAGATAAATTTAGGCACTGAAGAGTGGCTAAAGCATGTTTCAGAAAAATTAAATAAAGGATTTATCATAACAATTGATTATGGCGATACGGCAGAGGGACTCTGTTGTAGAAGCAATACTGGAGGCACCGTCAGGTGTTATTATAAACATACTATCAATTGGGATTACTATGAACGATTGGGGGAACAAGACATCACTGCCCATGTGGATTTCACAAACCTGATAAATGCCGGGCGGTTAGTTGGATTAGATGTCACAGGTTTTACAAAGCAATCCCATTATTTAATTGCCCTGGGGGTTTTGGAAAAATTAAATGGTACACATAACAATCTTGAGACGATATTAAAAGTGAAAAACCTTTTTCATCCTGAGGGGATGGGAGAAGTTTTCAAGGTATTAATTCAGCATAAAAATATCGAAAATCCCCAATTAATCAGTTTAAGGCCGTTACAATCAGTAACAATGAGTAACAGTTAACCACGGAAAGGCACGAAAAATCACAAAAAGATTAACATATGCAAAAGCAAATGTGAACTGGTGTAATTCCGTGAGTTTCAGCGGTGAGTAATATTTTTTTAATTGGAAAGGGGGATGTTATGAATATAGGTCGCACACCGGAACCTGTCACCATAATGGAAGTCCTCATGGAGGCAATTAAGCGGGAACAGGAATCATATGATTATTACTATCGAGCAGCTTTACAAGCGGCAAAGCCTGCTACACGTAAGATGCTGTTAAACCTTGCAGAGTGGGAAAAAGGGCACATAGAAGAGTTAACCAACCACGTCATGGAACTCAAGGCCCAGATGGAGATCGACCGGGCCATTACCGGGGGTCTGTAAATATCTGATAATTTACCGCAGGGAAAAACAAAAGCGCCGCGAAAATATTAAATCAAAAGGTGAAAAATAAAAAGGCAAAGTGTAAAATAGCAAAGCAAAATTCAAAGGGACAATTTTACATTTTGCTAGGTATTTTAATTTTTTATCTTTCATTTTTAAATTTCTGAAATCAAATAGTGATATCAGGTGGGAAAAACGATGGATATTAAGCGAGAAGATTTATTGCAATTGTATTATTATCTCAAATTAACAAGAAGACTGGAAGACAGGGTGACATCGCTTTATCATCAGGGAAAGATATTAGGGGGGGCGTGGACAAGTAACGGTACGGAAGCTGTTTCTGTAGGGTATGGTTATGCCCTTGAAAAGAACGATATTGCAGCACCATATTTCAGAGATATGGGGGCCTTCTTAGTTCGGGGGATTTCTGCAAAACGTATTATGGCGCAGTATTTGGGAAAAAAGACAGGTGTTACCGGCGGTAAGGAAGGAAATGTCCATATTGGGGATTTGAACTTTGGTGTCTTTGCTTTCCCCAGCCATCTGGCAGATAATTATCCCGTGGGAACAGGCGCTGCCCTTGCCTTTAAAATGCGAGGTGAAAAGAGGGTCGTAGCTGCATGTACAGGAGATGGTGGGACGAGCCGCGGTGATTTCCACGAAGGAATGAATTTCGCTGCTGTAAGAAAATTACCCATTGTCTTTATCTGCAACAACAACCAGTATGCTTATACTACTCCGTTAAGATTGCAGATGGCCATTAAAGATGTCGCTGAGCGTGCCCTGGCTTATGGCATACCCAGCAAGATTGTTGACGGAAACAATATCGTGGAAGTTTATACGGCTGCAAAGGAGGCGTATGAGATTGCCAGGAATGGTGGTGGGCCCACATTTATAGAATGTAAGACCATGAGGATGCATGGCCATTCAGAGCATGACAGCGCCAAATATGTTCCGAAAGAACTCCTGGAAGAATGGAAGAAAAAAGATCCCATATCAAATATGGAAAAATATTTGTTGGAAAATACTATTGACGGAAAAGATGAATTGGAAGGTATCGATTCGCGTGTAAAAAAAGAGATAGAAGAGGCAGAGGCATTTGCAGAAGAAAGCCCGTATCCCACCCCGGAAGATGGTTTGAAGGGTGTTTACGCAACACCCGGAGAAGAGATGTAAAAAGTCCTTAGAAAAAACAGAGAAGTGGAGGAGAGGATATGAAAGAGGTTACCTATCTTGAGGCGATTAAAGAGGCGATGGACGAAGAAATGTCACGTGATCCCAGCGTATTTGTTTTGGGTGAAGACGTTGGGGTTTATGGAGGTGCGTTTCGTGCAACGGAAGGGTTTTATGAAAAGTACGGAGAGTGGCGCGTCCTGGATACTCCTTTATCCGAATCCGGCTTTACAGGCGCCGCTATTGGTGCAGCGCTTGTTGGTATGCGTCCCATTGTGGAGATGCAGTTTGCTGATTTTATCTCCTGTGCGTTTGATCAGCTGGTGAATGTGGCTGCAAAGAATCATTACCGGTGGGGGGCGGCTACTCCCATCGTTGTGCGTGCCCCATACGGTGGAAATATACATGGCGGGGCATACCACTCACAGTGTATTGAGGGATTCTTTTTTAATGTGCCAGGATTAAAAATCGTTGCACCTTCTACGGCTTACGATGCCAAGGGTTTATTAAAGGCGGCCATTCGTGATAATGACCCGGTCATTTATTGCGAACATAAATATCTTTACAGACGCATTAAAGATTCCATTCCTGAAGAAGATTATATTGTCCCCATAGGAAAGGCCCGAATTGCTTTGGAAGGCAAGGATATATCAATTATTACGTACGGTGCAATGGTTCACACTGCCCTTGAGGCGGCACAGGCACTGAATGAATATGGAGTCTCCTGCGAAATTGTTGACTTGAGAACCATCCTGCCATTGGACAAAAAATCAATCTTTACTACCGTAAAAAAGACAAACAAAGTTCTTGTCTTGCATGAACAGACCAAAACGGGTGGCGTAGGGGCAGAGGTCTCTGCCTTAATCAGTGAATATTGCTTTGACCATCTGGATGGACCCATTATCCGTGTTGCTGCCCCTGATACTCCGGTACCCTATAGTGCGCAAATGGAGGAAGCCTTTATTCCACAGCCGAAGAATGTCATTTCTGCAGTAGAAAAATTAATGCGTTATTAATGAGGAGGTTGATGTATGTCTGTTAATGTGATTATGCCACAGATGGGTGAGAGTGTAGCGGAAGGGACCATTACCAAATGGCTCGTGCACGAAGGGGATAGAGTTGAAAAGGAACAACCTATTGTTGAAATCAGTACAGACAAGATCGACACAGAGGTGCCGTCACCGATTACTGGCATTCTGAAAAAGATCCTCTATCCCGAAGGTAAGACCATTCCTGTGCAGACAGTGATTGCTCAAATTGAAACCGTTGAAGGAAAAGAAGGTGCAATCGTATCTCCAGAAAAACCCGAAGTTGTAAAGGAAAGAGAAACTGAAGCGGTTGTAAAGCCAACCGAGAAGTTTGTGGAAACGGAAGAAGGAGAAAAAAGGTATTCCCCTCTGGTAAGAAGATTGGCTAAAGAATATAACGTTAATTTAGATGAAGTAAAGGGTACTGGTGAAGGGGGGAGGGTTACGAAAAAGGACATTATGGATTACGTGGCCTCAAAAGCGGGTATTGTTACACCACCGGCAGAGGCCGAAAAGAAGGTTTTGGAGAGAGAAACTCTCCTCCCCTTTAGTCCAAAAAGAAAAATTACCGCTGATAGGATGGTACAGAGTAAGCTGACAGCCGCCCATGTGACAACCGTATTTGAGGTTGATATGACAAAGGTTGCAAAGTATCGCGAGCTAAATCAGGATGCTATGAAGAGAGAGGGTATCCACCTTACCTATCTTCCATTTATAACCCTTGCTACAACTCGTTCCCTTAAAGAGCATCCCATAGTGAACGCCTCATGGACGGATGAAGGCATCATTCAGAAAAACTATATTAACATCGGGATTGCAGTATCCCTTGAAGATGGATTGATCGTTCCGGTAATAAGGGATGCGGACAAAATGAACTTGTTGCAATTAGCCCAGAATATCCAGGATATTGCCTTGCGTGCACGTACAAAAAAATTAAAACCGGAAGAAGTTCAGGGGGGTACGTTTACTATCACAAATTATGGCCTCAATGGTAGCCTATTGGGAACACCCATTATACTGCTACCGCAGGCGGCGATATTGGGTGTGGGGGCTGTTATCAAAAGACCGGTTGTAGTAGATGATGCAATTGCAATTCGATCCATGATGTATCTCAGCCTTTCCTTTGATCATCGGGTTATGGATGGGGCCAATGCCGATATGTTTCTTCGTAAAATAAAAGATATTCTGGAAGGATGGGAGGTTTCAATACATGAGGCGAAGAGGACTGCTCCTCCAACTGGATATAGTGGAGTATGGTGAGGCCTGGGAGTTTCAAAAGACGTTACTGGAAGCAAGGAGTTCTGGCAAGATAGAGGATTGTCTTGTCTTGCTTCAGCACCCACCGACCTTTACCTTCGGACGCAGATATAAAGAAGCTAACTTGATAGATAATAAGGAATATTACGAGAGCAATGGTTTTGCCGTGTATAAAACCGATCGGGGCGGATTGGCTACCTATCATGGCCCAGGCCAGATAGTTGGCTATCCTATAATAAATATGGGTGCTTATACAAAGGATTATTATCAATATCTGCGGATGCTGGAAGAAGTAATGATAAGGGCATTATCTGACTTTAATATTGTGGCCAAACGAAATGAGGGATACACAGGGGTTTGGGTAAAGAAGGCAAAGATCGGGTTTATTGGTGTTCGGATTGCGGTGGGTTACACTATGCATGGTTTTTCTCTCAATGTAAACAATGATTTTTCGCCTTTCAATTTTATTACTCCTTGTGGAATTCAGGGGATGAGGGTTACTTCTATACAGGAATTATTAAACGAGAGCACAAAAATTGAAGAGGTCTATAATAAACTTGCGCATCACTATGCGAATGTATTTCAAGTACAGATGATGCCTATTCAAATGAAGGTGATGACTCAGAGGATTCAGTTTGTGGAAGATCCATGTAAATATACAAATAAAGTTGAAGGTGACAATTCATAAAATAATGACATTTTATGGTTAAACTAGAAAATACAAAAAATAACCGAAGCAAGATCCTTGAAGAAGGCACAAAAGAAGGTATCTTTGGCAGCATAAAAGGCAGGGAAATAGACCATGTGGATTATGACCGATGGATGGGAGGACCCCGTGGACCGGAAAAGATAACATTTAAAGATGGAAGCGCCGTAATATTTAAGTGCGATATTCGGCATTACTGGATGGCCAGCAATCCTGATACAGCAATTCGGGAGGCAATTGTTTATCAAATCGACAAGGTCGTAGGGCTTGGATTGGTGCCAAAAACGATGGTAATTGACGATACATTCGGTAACGTGCGATATGATGGCTCAGTTCAGGAGTGGATTAAAGACGCAAAAGATGGCTATCAGATAAATAAATTTTCAGATGAAGAGAGGAAAGATTTTGAACGACTTAAGGTCTTTGATTTCGTAATTGGGAATAGCGACAGGCACCTGGGAAATGTTTTGTTTACCGACGATAATAAGTTACATGCTATCGATAACAATGCGTGTCTCATTATTGATAAAAATGAGGATATTTTGTCATTTTCAGATTCGATAATAATTTTCTTTAGCAGAAATGTTATTCACGATATGTCGCATATCGTGGAATTAATAAAAAAGTTTTATGCAAACAAAGATACGATATTAAATTTAATAGATAAGTACATACACGATAATACAGAACTCGCCAAAGTAATGGTGGAGTCCAGGATAAATTATTTATATAACATGCTGAAAAAAGACAAACCATTTCCCCGGAAATACAGAGAGTGGCGGAAAGGGTTGGAAGAGGAAGTGCAAAATATATTGAGAAGAAAAAAATAGCCACTATTCAAATGTCGAAATCGGTGTTCTTTGGTGGTGTGTGTATTAAGGATCAGAAATTATACTATGCGTCCAAATTGGCTAAGGGTAAAGTTACCAGCAGGAAGAAATTACCATGAGATAAAAGGTGTTCTGCGGGAGAAACGGCTTCACACGGTATGCGAAGAGGCAATCTGTCCAAATATCGGAGAATGTTTTGAAAAACGGACCGCGACATTTTTAATACTTGGTGACACCTGTACCAGACAGTGTGGATTTTGTGCTGTGAAGAAGGGCAGCCCTTCCGGGACAGATAGGAGCGAACCCCGTCGGATCGCCGAGGCCGTTAAACAGATAGAATTAAAATACATCGTACTTACCTCTGTAACAAGGGACGACCTTCCCGATGGCGGTGCATCAGCCTATGCAAAAACAATCAAATGTATCCGGGAACAAGTAAAAGATTGCAGAATAGAAGTATTGATACCTGATTTTGGCGGGGTTTCAATAGCATTGGAAACAGTGATCAATGCCAGACCAGACGTATTAAATCACAATATAGAAACGGTACCTCACCTTTATCCACAAGTGAGACCTATGGCCAGTTATGTACGTTCCCTGGAATTGTTAAAGAATGCACGTGAGAAAAATCCTTTTTTAACAGTAAAATCAGGACTCATGGTAGGTTTGGGTGAGAAATGGGATGAAATAATCAATACCATGCATGATATAAGGAATACAGGATGCAATATGCTTACTATTGGACAGTATCTGAGCCCAAAGAGGAATGCATTGGCGATTCGGCGTTTTTATACCCCCGATGAGTTTGAATTGTTAAAGTTAGAAGGGGAGAGATTAGGATTTTATCACATAGAATCAGGACCACTTGTGCGAAGTTCCTATCATGCAAAGATGCAATCAAATAACATTTTTGCTGAATAAAGGAATTTTGTATAACCTGTACTCGTTTTTCAGCTCAAATATTTTCATATTTGGCCGATAATGTTATGATAAAATAAGGCTGTATATTGAGGTTGTTTTTTTGATGTACTGAGTTTAAGGGGAAATGCAGCGATGAACGACGGTGATTTATACAGAAGTTTGTTGGATAGCCTCTCTGATGGAATATATGTTGTCGATCAGGGTAGGGTAATTACTTACGGTAATAAAGGTGCAGAGACTCTTACCGGTTATAAGAACTCCGAGGTGGTGGGGCAGTGTTGTAGAGGGAATATTCTGATGTTTGTGGATGAGCAGGGGAGGGACGTCTGTGAGAAAGAATGCATGGCTGTAGAATCAATCGCTGACGGGCGCTCACGGAGTATGGAGGTGTATGTCCGGCATAAAGATGGCTATCGGATGCCTGTGTTAGTGCGCACGTCACCGGTCAGGAATTTAAACGGGCAGATTATTGGTGCAGTTGAGGAACTTTGCGATAATTCTTCGAAGGTTGAGTTTGTTCATAAGATTGAGGAACTTGAAAAGTGTGCCTTACTTGACCCCCTTACAGGATTAATGAAAAGACGTGGATTGGAAATGAACTTGCGGTCTGTGTTTAGTGTGATGCAGAGACATGGTTGGTCGTATGGGATTTTTTTCGTGGATATCGATGAATTTAAAAGAATAAATGACGTATATGGGTATGATATCGGGAACAACGTGTTAAAGATGGTCAGCAAAACACTGTCAAATAGTGTAAGAGCATCAGATATGGTAGGTCGATGGAGTGGTGAGGAATTTATGGTAATTGCTACCAATGCCAGTGAAGACCATCTGTATAAAATTGCAAATAAGATACGTATTTTAGTAGAGCAATCAGGTTTTTCCGTTGGAGCTGATCGTGTTCATGTTACAGTTTCTGTTTGTGCGACCATGGTACAACCAAATGATTCTGTGGATACTTTGCTTAAAAGAATAAACCGTTTAATGGAGCAATGTAAGGTTTCTGGCAAGAATTGTGTATCGGTAAAGCCGGATGGATAAATTAAACCCGAAGATATTGCAAATATTTCATTTTACAGTAACAATTCCTTAGGGATGCTGATATCGGTTACGATAACCTCTCCCGTATATGCTGGTCCATCTCCCAGAGAAAACCCCCTTTTCCTTGCTGCAAATGTTACGGTTTTTGTAGCCTTCATGGCAGTACCCAAAATGTTGCCGTTATTGCAGTCGAGACCAGACGGTGTGTCCACAGATACAATGGGTTTATTTAGGTTATTAATGCCCTCAACGAGTGCTTTAAACGGTTCTCGTACCTCCCCCGAAAGTCCTGTCCCAAACAATGCATCGACGATGATGTCATAACTACCTAATTCTTTTAAGGCATTGGTTACTCCTGTGATATCAAGTACTTCTCTAACGGGGATTTTCATATTTACGAGTATTTGTAGGTTTATACCCGCATCTCCGCCTTTTAAAATATCAGAAATCCGTGCAACAAGAAAGACATCCAATGGAATGCAATGATTGTAAAGGTGTCGTGCTACGACAAACCCATCACCGCCGTTATTCCCTTTTCCACATAAAACTGCCACTTTTGTTTTTTGTGGATTCTGTATTAATTTCAAAACTTCTTCAGCCACGTTCCTGCCTGCATTTTCCATAAGAACAATGCTCGGAATCTTGTATTCTTCAATAGCCTTTCTATCCAACTCCCGCATCTCTTCACGGGTTAATGACTTTTCCATGCTTCCGGTTCTCTATCTTGATGTTGAGGAATTTTCAAACTTTAGTTCCTCCCCCTTAATCCCCCTCACTAAGGGGGACAACCAACTGTCCCCCGCTGGCGGGGGTGAGGGGGTGGACCGCTGTTGCGAAAAATATCTATTTAAAAATTATAGAAACGCAAATTTTGTATCTCTAGTCCATTTTCAAAGAAAAATCGTTGGGTTCTGTCTTTTAAAATCGAACCCAATTTATAATGTATTTTGTTCGATTCGTCTATCATAAATTTCTTTCTATTTTTTGTTTGATAGATTATTATAGCGTTACTTTGTAAAACTTCTTTTTGTGTGAGTTTTTATAATCCCCTTGATCCTCCTGGTTTTTTAAGGGGGACTTGAGGAAATCCCCCTTAATAAAGGGGGCGAGGGGGTTGTTTTTAACCGGTATTTACCGTGTATTT
Encoded proteins:
- a CDS encoding methyltransferase, which produces MQLLRDLVIENINKKGKITFAEFMQMVLYHPQHGYYNTDTERVGKFGDYYTSPAVHRIFGELIAKQLEEMWSIMGKEEFTVVELGANRGWLCYDIVQCIRKEYPRFYDNFHYIIVESNPYAREKHQLLLDEVVKNPLSDRSDGKVSWHTYSEDGFSFDKIQGCFLSNEFVDALPVHRLKVKNKILKEVYVSYNATNFYEIDDEISVSALKDYLKANKIYLKEGQEYEINLGTEEWLKHVSEKLNKGFIITIDYGDTAEGLCCRSNTGGTVRCYYKHTINWDYYERLGEQDITAHVDFTNLINAGRLVGLDVTGFTKQSHYLIALGVLEKLNGTHNNLETILKVKNLFHPEGMGEVFKVLIQHKNIENPQLISLRPLQSVTMSNS
- a CDS encoding thiamine pyrophosphate-dependent dehydrogenase E1 component subunit alpha; translation: MDIKREDLLQLYYYLKLTRRLEDRVTSLYHQGKILGGAWTSNGTEAVSVGYGYALEKNDIAAPYFRDMGAFLVRGISAKRIMAQYLGKKTGVTGGKEGNVHIGDLNFGVFAFPSHLADNYPVGTGAALAFKMRGEKRVVAACTGDGGTSRGDFHEGMNFAAVRKLPIVFICNNNQYAYTTPLRLQMAIKDVAERALAYGIPSKIVDGNNIVEVYTAAKEAYEIARNGGGPTFIECKTMRMHGHSEHDSAKYVPKELLEEWKKKDPISNMEKYLLENTIDGKDELEGIDSRVKKEIEEAEAFAEESPYPTPEDGLKGVYATPGEEM
- a CDS encoding alpha-ketoacid dehydrogenase subunit beta; translation: MKEVTYLEAIKEAMDEEMSRDPSVFVLGEDVGVYGGAFRATEGFYEKYGEWRVLDTPLSESGFTGAAIGAALVGMRPIVEMQFADFISCAFDQLVNVAAKNHYRWGAATPIVVRAPYGGNIHGGAYHSQCIEGFFFNVPGLKIVAPSTAYDAKGLLKAAIRDNDPVIYCEHKYLYRRIKDSIPEEDYIVPIGKARIALEGKDISIITYGAMVHTALEAAQALNEYGVSCEIVDLRTILPLDKKSIFTTVKKTNKVLVLHEQTKTGGVGAEVSALISEYCFDHLDGPIIRVAAPDTPVPYSAQMEEAFIPQPKNVISAVEKLMRY
- a CDS encoding 2-oxo acid dehydrogenase subunit E2; its protein translation is MSVNVIMPQMGESVAEGTITKWLVHEGDRVEKEQPIVEISTDKIDTEVPSPITGILKKILYPEGKTIPVQTVIAQIETVEGKEGAIVSPEKPEVVKERETEAVVKPTEKFVETEEGEKRYSPLVRRLAKEYNVNLDEVKGTGEGGRVTKKDIMDYVASKAGIVTPPAEAEKKVLERETLLPFSPKRKITADRMVQSKLTAAHVTTVFEVDMTKVAKYRELNQDAMKREGIHLTYLPFITLATTRSLKEHPIVNASWTDEGIIQKNYINIGIAVSLEDGLIVPVIRDADKMNLLQLAQNIQDIALRARTKKLKPEEVQGGTFTITNYGLNGSLLGTPIILLPQAAILGVGAVIKRPVVVDDAIAIRSMMYLSLSFDHRVMDGANADMFLRKIKDILEGWEVSIHEAKRTAPPTGYSGVW
- the lipB gene encoding lipoyl(octanoyl) transferase LipB, with the protein product MDIVEYGEAWEFQKTLLEARSSGKIEDCLVLLQHPPTFTFGRRYKEANLIDNKEYYESNGFAVYKTDRGGLATYHGPGQIVGYPIINMGAYTKDYYQYLRMLEEVMIRALSDFNIVAKRNEGYTGVWVKKAKIGFIGVRIAVGYTMHGFSLNVNNDFSPFNFITPCGIQGMRVTSIQELLNESTKIEEVYNKLAHHYANVFQVQMMPIQMKVMTQRIQFVEDPCKYTNKVEGDNS
- the lipA gene encoding lipoyl synthase, with the protein product MRPNWLRVKLPAGRNYHEIKGVLREKRLHTVCEEAICPNIGECFEKRTATFLILGDTCTRQCGFCAVKKGSPSGTDRSEPRRIAEAVKQIELKYIVLTSVTRDDLPDGGASAYAKTIKCIREQVKDCRIEVLIPDFGGVSIALETVINARPDVLNHNIETVPHLYPQVRPMASYVRSLELLKNAREKNPFLTVKSGLMVGLGEKWDEIINTMHDIRNTGCNMLTIGQYLSPKRNALAIRRFYTPDEFELLKLEGERLGFYHIESGPLVRSSYHAKMQSNNIFAE
- a CDS encoding sensor domain-containing diguanylate cyclase gives rise to the protein MNDGDLYRSLLDSLSDGIYVVDQGRVITYGNKGAETLTGYKNSEVVGQCCRGNILMFVDEQGRDVCEKECMAVESIADGRSRSMEVYVRHKDGYRMPVLVRTSPVRNLNGQIIGAVEELCDNSSKVEFVHKIEELEKCALLDPLTGLMKRRGLEMNLRSVFSVMQRHGWSYGIFFVDIDEFKRINDVYGYDIGNNVLKMVSKTLSNSVRASDMVGRWSGEEFMVIATNASEDHLYKIANKIRILVEQSGFSVGADRVHVTVSVCATMVQPNDSVDTLLKRINRLMEQCKVSGKNCVSVKPDG
- a CDS encoding NAD(P)H-hydrate epimerase, whose amino-acid sequence is MEKSLTREEMRELDRKAIEEYKIPSIVLMENAGRNVAEEVLKLIQNPQKTKVAVLCGKGNNGGDGFVVARHLYNHCIPLDVFLVARISDILKGGDAGINLQILVNMKIPVREVLDITGVTNALKELGSYDIIVDALFGTGLSGEVREPFKALVEGINNLNKPIVSVDTPSGLDCNNGNILGTAMKATKTVTFAARKRGFSLGDGPAYTGEVIVTDISIPKELLL